Proteins encoded within one genomic window of Granulicella pectinivorans:
- a CDS encoding ribonucleoside-diphosphate reductase subunit alpha, whose protein sequence is MAASATHDFGTLPPPASIHSSTSATPDFQVIGRSGSLSGFDPSRISIAITKAFLAVEGNAASESRRIHEAVDGLTRQIVETLTRRAGVARAIHIEDIQDQVELALMRSGEHKIARAYVLYRAERMQERRKREEVGAAPAQPRLNVKLQDGRTEPLDEAALRQVVATACDGLDGVSVDAVMAEVHRNLYDGILLHELGLAQTMAARALVEQEPNYAYVSARLLLNGLRDEALGFVLPEVVSGSQRQIDLRYDEYFPEYIKLAIKLEILDKELGAFDLVRLAAALKPERDRNFQFLGLQTLYDRYFLHRDRIRFELPQAFFMRVAMGLAVREIDRDARAIEFYELLSSFDFMCSTPTLFNAGTLRPQLSSCFLTTIPDDLDGIFKSIKDNALLSKYAGGLGNDWSAVRGLGAHIRGTNGESQGLVPFLKVANDTAIAVNQGGKRKGAVCGYLETWHIDIEEFLDLRKNTGDDRRRTHDMNTANWVPDLFLERVEADGTWTLFSPDETPDLHDLYGTAFAERYEHYEAKAQRGEMRVTKTLRAVELWRRMLTMIFETGHPWITFKDPCNLRSPQQHVGVVHSSNLCTEITLNTSGKEIAVCNLGSVNLANHVTPAGIDEARLKKTVTTAMRMLDNVIDINFYTVPEARQSNLRHRPVGLGIMGYQDALYTLRIPFASVDAVRFADTSMELVSFHAISASVSLAAERGRYPSFEGSLWSQGVLPVDSIELLQNARKHELHMTRSTTLDWTGLREQVKTTGMRNSNTLAIAPTATISNICGVTQSIEPTYQNLFVKSNMSGDFTVVNSSLVHDLKQAGLWDEVMVSDLKYFDGALGAIDRVPDALKRLYATSFEIEPTWLIQAAAQRQKWIDQAQSLNLYLAQPSGKKLDALYREAWHAGLKTTYYLRSRSATHVEKSTMTRTDGKLNAVSMDASGAKVCAIDDPTCEACQ, encoded by the coding sequence ATGGCCGCATCCGCAACACACGATTTTGGGACCCTTCCTCCCCCTGCCTCCATACACTCCTCGACGTCCGCCACGCCTGATTTTCAGGTGATTGGCCGCAGCGGGAGTCTCTCCGGTTTCGATCCAAGCCGGATCTCGATTGCGATTACGAAGGCCTTTCTGGCGGTTGAAGGGAATGCCGCAAGTGAGTCGCGGCGCATCCACGAGGCTGTCGATGGGCTGACTCGGCAGATTGTCGAGACGCTGACGCGTCGGGCGGGCGTGGCACGGGCGATCCACATTGAAGATATTCAGGACCAGGTCGAATTGGCGCTGATGCGCTCGGGCGAGCACAAGATCGCGCGGGCGTACGTGCTGTACCGCGCGGAGCGCATGCAGGAACGTCGCAAGCGCGAGGAGGTGGGTGCGGCCCCGGCGCAGCCTCGGCTGAACGTGAAGCTGCAGGATGGGCGGACAGAGCCACTGGATGAGGCAGCGCTGCGGCAGGTGGTGGCGACGGCGTGCGACGGGCTCGATGGTGTATCGGTCGATGCCGTGATGGCGGAGGTACATCGGAACCTTTATGACGGCATTCTGCTGCATGAGTTGGGGCTCGCGCAGACGATGGCGGCGCGTGCGCTGGTGGAGCAGGAGCCCAACTACGCGTACGTAAGTGCGCGACTGCTGCTGAACGGATTGCGTGATGAAGCCCTGGGGTTTGTGCTGCCAGAGGTGGTAAGCGGGTCCCAGCGGCAGATCGATCTGCGCTACGACGAGTACTTCCCGGAGTACATCAAACTGGCGATCAAGCTGGAGATCTTGGATAAGGAACTGGGGGCGTTCGACTTGGTGCGGCTGGCGGCTGCGTTGAAGCCTGAGCGCGACCGGAACTTTCAGTTTCTGGGGCTGCAGACGCTGTATGACCGGTATTTTCTGCATCGGGACCGGATTCGGTTCGAGCTACCGCAGGCGTTCTTCATGCGGGTTGCGATGGGGCTGGCTGTGCGAGAGATCGACCGGGATGCCAGGGCGATCGAGTTCTATGAGCTGCTGTCGTCCTTCGACTTCATGTGCTCGACGCCTACGCTGTTCAACGCGGGTACGCTACGGCCGCAGCTTTCATCGTGCTTTTTGACGACGATCCCGGACGATCTGGATGGGATCTTCAAGTCGATCAAGGACAATGCGTTGCTCTCGAAGTATGCGGGTGGCCTGGGCAACGACTGGAGCGCGGTGCGTGGCCTAGGGGCGCATATCCGCGGGACGAATGGTGAGTCGCAGGGGTTGGTTCCGTTTCTGAAGGTGGCGAACGATACGGCAATCGCGGTGAACCAGGGAGGCAAGCGGAAGGGAGCGGTGTGCGGGTATCTGGAGACGTGGCACATCGACATCGAGGAGTTCCTGGACCTGCGCAAGAATACGGGGGACGACCGCCGTCGCACGCATGACATGAACACGGCAAACTGGGTGCCGGACTTGTTTTTGGAGCGGGTTGAGGCCGATGGGACGTGGACGTTGTTCTCGCCGGACGAGACGCCGGATCTGCACGACCTGTATGGGACTGCGTTTGCGGAGCGCTATGAGCACTACGAGGCGAAGGCGCAGCGCGGTGAGATGCGTGTGACGAAGACGCTGCGCGCGGTAGAGCTTTGGCGGCGGATGTTGACGATGATCTTCGAGACGGGCCATCCGTGGATCACGTTCAAGGACCCGTGCAACCTTCGGTCGCCTCAGCAGCATGTGGGCGTCGTCCACTCATCGAATCTTTGCACGGAGATCACGCTGAATACGAGCGGCAAGGAAATCGCTGTGTGCAACCTGGGGTCGGTGAACTTGGCGAACCACGTGACCCCGGCGGGAATCGATGAAGCGCGGCTGAAGAAGACGGTGACGACGGCGATGCGGATGCTGGATAACGTCATCGATATCAACTTCTATACGGTACCGGAGGCTCGCCAGTCGAACCTGCGGCATCGGCCGGTGGGGTTGGGGATCATGGGATATCAGGATGCGCTTTACACATTGCGTATCCCGTTTGCTTCGGTCGATGCGGTGCGGTTTGCCGACACCAGCATGGAGCTGGTGAGCTTTCATGCGATCTCGGCTTCCGTGTCGCTCGCGGCGGAGCGGGGGCGGTATCCGAGCTTCGAGGGTTCGTTGTGGAGCCAGGGCGTGCTGCCGGTGGATTCGATTGAGCTCCTGCAGAATGCGCGAAAGCATGAGCTGCACATGACACGCAGCACGACGCTGGACTGGACGGGTCTGCGCGAGCAGGTGAAGACGACCGGCATGCGGAACTCGAATACGCTGGCGATTGCGCCGACGGCTACGATCTCGAATATTTGCGGCGTAACGCAGTCGATCGAGCCCACGTACCAGAACCTGTTTGTGAAATCGAATATGTCGGGGGACTTTACGGTGGTGAACTCGTCCCTGGTTCACGACCTGAAGCAGGCGGGGCTCTGGGACGAGGTGATGGTCTCGGATCTGAAGTACTTCGACGGAGCGCTGGGCGCGATCGATCGCGTACCCGATGCGTTGAAGCGGCTGTACGCGACCTCGTTCGAGATTGAGCCGACATGGTTGATTCAGGCGGCGGCACAGCGGCAGAAGTGGATCGACCAGGCACAGTCGCTGAATCTCTATCTGGCGCAGCCGAGCGGGAAGAAGCTGGATGCGCTCTATCGCGAGGCATGGCATGCGGGGCTGAAGACGACCTACTACCTGCGGTCGCGGAGCGCGACGCATGTGGAGAAGTCGACGATGACACGGACGGACGGAAAACTGAACGCTGTGTCGATGGATGCATCGGGCGCAAAGGTTTGTGCGATTGACGATCCGACATGCGAAGCCTGCCAGTGA
- a CDS encoding O-methyltransferase, translating to MNQEIWTAVDVFVTDTMIGPDEVQQETLRRNAAENLPAIDVAPNQGKLLYLLAKIRNARRILEIGTLGGYSTIWLARALPPEGRLVTLEFSELHASVAAANVAHAGFADRVEIRIGPALESLVELAGEGEEAFDLIFLDADKPNNPHYFEWAMRFSRPGTVIVGDNVVRDGEVANPDSTDERVVGSRRLLELMGSDDRIESTALQTVGVKGYDGFAIGMVKG from the coding sequence ATGAATCAGGAGATATGGACAGCAGTCGATGTTTTTGTAACGGACACCATGATCGGCCCGGATGAGGTCCAGCAGGAAACCCTCCGCAGGAACGCCGCCGAGAACCTTCCCGCCATCGACGTCGCTCCGAACCAGGGCAAGCTTCTCTATCTTCTAGCGAAGATCCGCAACGCTAGGCGCATCCTCGAGATCGGTACCCTCGGCGGATACTCGACAATCTGGCTCGCCCGCGCCCTACCCCCGGAGGGACGCCTCGTCACCCTGGAGTTCTCCGAACTCCACGCCAGCGTAGCCGCCGCCAACGTGGCGCACGCAGGCTTTGCCGACCGCGTTGAAATCCGCATTGGCCCAGCGCTGGAATCCCTCGTCGAACTGGCTGGCGAAGGCGAAGAGGCCTTCGACCTCATCTTTCTCGATGCCGACAAACCCAACAACCCGCACTACTTCGAGTGGGCCATGCGCTTCTCGCGTCCCGGTACCGTCATCGTCGGAGACAACGTCGTCCGCGACGGGGAAGTAGCCAACCCCGACAGCACCGACGAGCGCGTCGTCGGCTCCCGCCGTCTCCTCGAACTCATGGGCTCCGACGACCGCATCGAGTCCACCGCCCTCCAGACGGTCGGCGTCAAGGGCTACGACGGCTTCGCCATCGGCATGGTCAAGGGTTAG
- a CDS encoding SpoIIE family protein phosphatase, producing MPEETKLEMEETAARPRALFHPHSETPNIRVEPLAVDFLHTLADALNATLDLNTLMHRVADLVRSIIDYRIFAILLINDRTHELWMRFQVGHAPEVERRRVKVGHGIVGQAALRRKSIRVEDVTTGPEAQHYIDANPAVQSELAVPLIVKNKVIGVLDIESEIAGFFTSEHQRLLELVASRMAVAVENARLYTRVSRQAQTLTVINEISREITSILDPDDLLERIGLSMKRVIDFQMFTILLWNETTEHFEHRFSTRYGERVNRGRAIAPGQGIIGTAAAQRTPVLSSDVRKDSRYVLENPETRSELAAPLIYKGNVIGVIDLEHTRVNYYNEDHLKTLTTLAAQVAISIANARLYQRIHEEEQRLERDLAMAREVQLRLLPSAPPKVGKAEIAARFMAARSIGGDVYDFLDYGQGRVALCVGDVSGKAAPAALYAALVSGILRSLAPLELSPAEMLAALNDQLQERKLAAQYVTMLMAVWDDATQTLTLANAGSVQPLYVTRDTQSLTNALAVSTLQLEGFPLGLFPDVSYDETVLQCKPGDMVVFFSDGIVDALNPQKEMFGDDRLSTLLKHHPTAHQSAEDAVDAILDAVTLFQAGTDHFDDETVVVLRVK from the coding sequence ATGCCCGAAGAGACCAAACTCGAGATGGAAGAGACGGCGGCACGTCCACGGGCGCTGTTCCATCCTCACTCGGAGACCCCGAACATTCGGGTGGAGCCGCTGGCGGTGGACTTTCTACACACGCTGGCCGATGCGTTGAATGCAACGCTGGACCTGAATACGCTGATGCATCGTGTAGCGGACCTGGTGCGATCGATCATCGACTACCGGATCTTCGCGATTCTGCTGATCAACGACCGCACGCACGAACTCTGGATGAGATTCCAGGTGGGGCATGCGCCGGAGGTGGAGCGGCGGCGCGTGAAGGTGGGTCACGGGATCGTTGGGCAGGCCGCGCTGCGGCGGAAGTCGATCCGGGTCGAGGACGTGACGACGGGACCGGAGGCGCAGCACTATATCGATGCGAATCCCGCGGTGCAGTCGGAGCTGGCGGTACCGCTGATCGTGAAGAACAAGGTGATCGGCGTGCTCGATATCGAGTCCGAGATCGCCGGTTTTTTCACGTCGGAGCATCAACGGCTGCTGGAGCTGGTGGCTTCGCGCATGGCCGTTGCGGTTGAGAATGCACGTCTGTATACGCGGGTTTCACGACAGGCGCAGACGCTGACGGTGATCAACGAGATCTCGCGGGAGATTACGTCGATTCTCGATCCGGACGATCTGCTGGAGCGGATCGGTCTTTCGATGAAGCGTGTGATCGACTTCCAGATGTTCACGATCCTGCTTTGGAATGAGACGACGGAGCACTTCGAGCATCGTTTCTCCACGCGGTATGGCGAGCGGGTGAATCGGGGGCGGGCGATCGCACCGGGGCAAGGGATTATTGGGACGGCCGCGGCGCAGAGAACGCCGGTGCTTTCTTCAGATGTGCGGAAGGACTCGCGCTATGTGCTGGAGAACCCGGAGACACGGTCGGAGTTGGCGGCGCCGCTGATTTATAAAGGCAACGTGATCGGCGTGATCGATCTGGAACACACACGGGTGAACTACTACAACGAAGACCACCTGAAGACGCTGACGACACTGGCGGCGCAGGTGGCGATCTCGATTGCGAATGCACGGCTGTATCAGCGGATCCATGAAGAGGAGCAGAGGCTGGAGCGCGATTTGGCCATGGCGCGAGAGGTGCAGCTCCGGCTTCTACCGTCGGCTCCACCGAAGGTTGGCAAAGCTGAGATTGCGGCACGGTTTATGGCGGCCCGGTCGATTGGCGGGGATGTGTATGACTTCCTCGACTATGGGCAGGGGCGGGTGGCGCTGTGCGTTGGCGACGTCTCGGGCAAGGCGGCACCGGCGGCTTTGTATGCGGCTCTGGTGTCGGGGATTCTGCGGTCGCTGGCTCCGCTGGAGTTGAGCCCGGCGGAGATGCTGGCGGCGTTGAACGATCAGTTACAGGAGCGCAAGCTGGCAGCGCAGTACGTCACGATGCTGATGGCGGTGTGGGACGATGCGACCCAGACACTGACGCTGGCGAATGCGGGGTCGGTGCAGCCGCTGTATGTGACGCGGGATACGCAGTCGCTGACGAATGCGCTGGCGGTTTCCACGCTGCAACTGGAGGGGTTTCCGCTGGGGCTGTTCCCTGATGTGAGCTACGACGAGACGGTGCTGCAGTGCAAGCCGGGGGACATGGTGGTGTTCTTCTCGGACGGGATTGTGGACGCGTTGAATCCGCAGAAGGAGATGTTCGGGGACGACCGGCTGAGCACGCTCCTGAAGCATCATCCGACGGCACACCAGTCCGCGGAGGATGCGGTGGATGCGATTCTGGATGCGGTGACTCTGTTCCAGGCGGGTACGGACCACTTCGACGATGAGACGGTTGTGGTGCTGCGGGTTAAATAG
- the deoC gene encoding deoxyribose-phosphate aldolase: MNTLTDLKTYDAATFAATALSSAAHLAATLDHTLLKPEATRNQVLQLCAEAAEHRFACAMVNPFWVSTAVAALAGTGVSVGVVIGFPLGASLSASKRDETVRVLKQGAHDVDVVLNVGLLKSGTAEDFEHVQQDIRGVVELAHGSGAIVKVILETCLLSFEEKHRASELCLAAGADFLKTSTGFSTGGATVDDIALLRTHAGTRAGVKASGGIRSLADAKAMLEAGANRIGASASVRILSELAGIVPTSSAPSGY, translated from the coding sequence ATGAATACTCTCACCGATCTCAAGACGTACGACGCCGCCACCTTTGCCGCCACCGCCCTGTCCTCCGCTGCGCATCTTGCGGCTACGCTGGACCACACTTTGTTGAAGCCGGAGGCTACGCGCAACCAGGTTTTGCAGCTTTGCGCGGAGGCAGCGGAACACCGTTTTGCCTGCGCCATGGTGAACCCGTTCTGGGTTTCGACGGCTGTTGCGGCGCTGGCCGGAACGGGTGTTTCGGTGGGTGTTGTGATTGGGTTTCCGCTGGGTGCTTCGCTCTCCGCTTCGAAGCGGGACGAGACCGTACGGGTCTTGAAGCAGGGTGCGCACGACGTCGATGTGGTTTTAAATGTTGGACTTCTGAAGTCGGGGACAGCCGAGGATTTCGAGCATGTGCAGCAGGATATTCGGGGAGTCGTGGAGCTGGCGCATGGGTCTGGCGCGATCGTGAAGGTGATTCTGGAGACGTGTTTGTTGAGTTTTGAGGAGAAACACAGGGCTTCCGAGCTCTGCCTCGCGGCCGGTGCGGACTTTTTGAAGACCTCGACGGGGTTCTCGACGGGTGGCGCTACGGTGGACGATATTGCCCTTCTGCGAACACATGCGGGCACGCGGGCGGGGGTAAAGGCTTCGGGTGGGATCCGTTCGCTGGCGGACGCCAAGGCCATGCTGGAGGCCGGTGCGAACCGGATTGGGGCAAGCGCGAGCGTGCGGATTCTGTCGGAATTGGCCGGGATTGTTCCTACCAGTTCCGCTCCATCTGGCTATTGA
- a CDS encoding prolipoprotein diacylglyceryl transferase, giving the protein MYPFINLGPLHLGTFGLLLWLAAVVAGIVLHKNFIRNGVDADALSIVTLVTIMGVLGAKTWHELQDVHALVAEMKQIALPGWSHPMEVLLGFLKYLQGGFAWFGGLVFGIGWLMWEGRQARPEGRTSWAAAVRMLDLAAPAAAIGYGVGRIGCLTSGDGDYGINTTLPWGVHMAKDALVPPTPPDALVQPTPVYEFLFALLIGWFLWRLGKKMLPLGWLTGLYLVLSGIGRFLVEFVRVNPKLYWGMSNAQLAALVSVLAGVLVMIVAKVKHQEVLPAIPDEAVAG; this is encoded by the coding sequence ATGTATCCGTTTATCAATCTGGGACCGCTACATCTGGGGACGTTTGGGCTGCTGTTGTGGCTGGCGGCCGTGGTGGCGGGGATCGTGCTGCACAAGAACTTTATCCGCAATGGCGTGGACGCCGATGCGCTGAGCATCGTGACGCTGGTGACGATCATGGGCGTGCTGGGCGCGAAGACGTGGCACGAGCTGCAGGATGTCCATGCGCTGGTGGCGGAGATGAAGCAGATTGCGCTGCCCGGCTGGTCCCACCCGATGGAGGTGCTGCTGGGCTTCCTGAAGTACCTCCAGGGCGGGTTCGCGTGGTTTGGCGGACTGGTCTTCGGCATCGGCTGGCTGATGTGGGAAGGCCGGCAGGCTCGTCCGGAAGGTCGGACCAGTTGGGCCGCCGCCGTAAGGATGTTGGACCTCGCCGCTCCAGCGGCAGCCATCGGCTACGGCGTAGGCCGCATCGGATGTCTCACCTCGGGCGATGGAGACTACGGGATCAATACGACGCTGCCGTGGGGTGTGCACATGGCGAAGGACGCGCTGGTGCCTCCGACGCCGCCGGACGCGCTGGTGCAGCCTACTCCGGTGTACGAGTTTCTGTTTGCGCTGCTGATTGGCTGGTTCTTGTGGAGGCTGGGCAAGAAGATGCTGCCTCTGGGATGGCTGACCGGGCTTTACCTGGTGCTGAGCGGCATCGGTCGGTTCCTGGTCGAGTTCGTCCGGGTGAACCCCAAGCTGTATTGGGGCATGAGCAACGCGCAGTTGGCCGCTCTGGTGAGCGTTCTGGCCGGGGTCCTGGTGATGATCGTGGCAAAGGTGAAGCATCAAGAGGTGCTGCCGGCGATCCCCGACGAGGCCGTGGCGGGATAG
- a CDS encoding DUF4130 domain-containing protein, which yields MRQILLQPEFEAWRAAAREALRLGYAPVELDLLDATAPATLSLEEDAPPTGVVRPRPRISRHFLSTAMLAGAHRDPGRWNLLYRVLYRLQGDHTLLTRDRDEDIGRIQHLAAQVRRDLRRMRAEVRFHKVMAPGSPEPHPTVLDEPLVQTNPNEPDPHHLLLVTSTPFGPTKTEIEPCDTPPETECDHYIAWHRPEHRILPLAAPWYARRYAILPWTILTPEASATWNPATKQLTYTPGVPRASTPSETELDELEPIWRTHYAAHASTPDTLQEA from the coding sequence ATGCGGCAAATCCTTCTGCAACCCGAGTTCGAGGCATGGCGCGCGGCGGCGCGGGAGGCGTTACGGCTGGGGTATGCACCGGTCGAGCTCGACCTGCTGGACGCCACGGCTCCCGCAACCCTATCGCTGGAGGAGGATGCGCCGCCTACCGGAGTTGTGCGTCCACGTCCGCGGATTTCGAGGCATTTTCTCTCGACGGCGATGCTGGCTGGCGCACATCGCGATCCGGGACGGTGGAACCTTCTCTACAGGGTGTTGTACCGGTTGCAGGGCGATCACACGCTGCTGACGCGGGATCGCGATGAGGATATCGGCCGGATACAACATCTGGCGGCACAGGTCCGACGAGACCTGCGTCGGATGCGGGCAGAGGTTCGCTTTCACAAGGTGATGGCACCGGGATCGCCGGAGCCGCACCCCACGGTGCTCGATGAACCGCTAGTTCAGACCAATCCTAACGAGCCGGACCCGCATCATCTGCTGCTGGTGACGTCGACGCCGTTCGGACCGACGAAGACCGAGATTGAGCCGTGCGATACGCCTCCGGAGACCGAGTGCGATCACTATATCGCGTGGCATCGCCCGGAGCATCGCATCCTGCCGCTGGCGGCGCCGTGGTACGCGCGTCGCTACGCCATTCTGCCGTGGACGATACTCACCCCGGAGGCGAGTGCGACGTGGAACCCGGCGACGAAGCAGTTGACGTACACGCCGGGAGTTCCGCGCGCGTCGACGCCGTCGGAGACGGAACTCGATGAGTTGGAGCCGATCTGGCGCACGCACTACGCGGCGCATGCATCCACGCCAGACACTCTTCAAGAAGCATAA
- a CDS encoding OmpH family outer membrane protein — MRARTLLSFFALSCLATGAQQPTATPAIATISFNTAVLQTGEAQRDLGALEKKFAPRQTALKALNDEIESLRKQLSANPDKLTDTEKQLRAATLDRKEKQLQREEEDFRNDSQTEAQQVFQRVAQKVYGVLQEYARQHHYTAVIERGLETAPAVWYTAANVDITGDVIKSYDTQSSTLPSAPTSAKTPSAPK, encoded by the coding sequence ATGCGCGCACGGACCCTTTTGTCTTTTTTTGCTCTATCTTGCCTCGCCACCGGAGCCCAGCAGCCCACCGCCACGCCGGCCATCGCGACCATCAGCTTCAACACAGCCGTCCTGCAAACTGGAGAGGCACAACGCGATCTTGGTGCTCTGGAGAAGAAGTTCGCCCCTCGCCAGACAGCGCTGAAGGCTCTCAACGATGAAATCGAATCCCTCCGGAAACAGCTATCGGCCAATCCCGACAAGCTGACCGATACGGAAAAACAGCTTCGCGCAGCCACGCTGGATCGAAAAGAGAAGCAGCTTCAGCGTGAAGAAGAGGACTTCCGCAACGACTCTCAGACCGAGGCCCAGCAGGTTTTTCAACGCGTTGCCCAGAAGGTCTACGGAGTGTTACAAGAATACGCCCGTCAGCACCACTACACCGCCGTGATCGAACGAGGATTAGAGACCGCTCCGGCAGTCTGGTACACCGCCGCGAACGTCGACATCACCGGCGACGTCATCAAGAGCTACGATACCCAATCCAGCACGCTGCCGTCTGCTCCCACCAGCGCAAAGACCCCTTCCGCACCGAAGTAG
- a CDS encoding RNA polymerase sigma factor has translation MTSRFSQLVFAPVPSHLDALPSPDSPSLLSKLRQTLSTDEELALRLQQGQADALTVLFRRHSPLLFGIARRILRNESEAEDSVQQIFLDVFRSIHQFDPARGSFKSWLVMFAYQRTFNARRAMASNRYFQTDSFDEAQLFRQPPGAAETSILVNQLLSTLEPRQRRTIELIYGEGLTAEEAALRTGETVRVVRHNLYRGLEKIRKNAKGGRR, from the coding sequence ATGACCTCCCGATTCAGCCAACTCGTCTTCGCCCCCGTGCCGAGCCACCTCGACGCACTCCCATCGCCCGACTCCCCATCCCTCCTCTCCAAACTCAGACAAACCCTCAGCACCGACGAAGAACTCGCCCTCCGCCTCCAGCAAGGACAAGCCGACGCCCTGACTGTCCTCTTCCGCCGCCACAGTCCCCTCCTCTTCGGCATCGCCCGCCGCATCCTCCGCAACGAGTCCGAGGCGGAAGACTCCGTCCAACAAATCTTCCTCGACGTCTTCCGATCCATCCATCAATTCGACCCCGCACGAGGCAGCTTCAAGTCCTGGCTGGTCATGTTTGCCTACCAGAGAACCTTCAACGCCCGCCGCGCCATGGCCTCGAACCGCTACTTCCAAACCGACTCCTTCGACGAAGCCCAGTTGTTTCGGCAACCACCGGGAGCAGCGGAGACGAGCATCCTCGTCAACCAACTCCTCAGCACCCTGGAACCACGTCAACGGCGCACCATCGAGCTGATCTACGGAGAAGGTCTCACCGCCGAGGAAGCCGCGTTGCGCACCGGCGAAACGGTTCGCGTAGTCCGTCACAACCTGTATCGGGGCCTCGAGAAGATCCGTAAGAACGCAAAAGGAGGCAGACGATGA
- a CDS encoding LLM class flavin-dependent oxidoreductase: MSLRLSVLDQSPVAMGSTPAEALQRSIDLAKHVDTLGYTRFWMSEHHAMDTLACTAPEIVLARIGAETRRIRIGSGGIMLPHYTSLKVAEVFRTLHALYPDRVDLGIGRAPGGGPIEAAALRRNRNVQPVDDFPDQVTELLAFLGKDFPASHPFSRIKVAPDAPGGPDVWMLGSSQWSSSAAVEFGLPYAFAHFFSAQGTREAISRYQAAFRPSKFREKPEATVAVGVICAGTQEEAEYLASSVRLLQVRIRQGDRSPVAAPEDALRELRAWGGPTPEEGEWPRYFVGTPERVREGLEGMARELEIGEVVVNTIVWDHAKRLESYKLLSDVFA; the protein is encoded by the coding sequence ATGAGTCTTCGTCTGTCAGTTCTCGATCAGTCCCCGGTCGCCATGGGAAGCACGCCCGCCGAGGCGCTGCAGCGGTCCATCGACCTCGCCAAGCATGTCGATACCCTGGGGTACACGCGGTTCTGGATGTCCGAGCACCATGCCATGGACACGCTGGCCTGTACCGCGCCCGAAATCGTGCTCGCCCGCATCGGGGCGGAGACCAGACGGATTCGCATCGGCTCAGGAGGCATCATGCTGCCCCACTACACCTCGCTCAAGGTGGCGGAGGTCTTTCGGACGCTGCATGCGCTCTATCCGGACCGCGTGGACCTGGGGATAGGCCGCGCTCCCGGGGGCGGACCGATTGAGGCGGCGGCGCTGCGGCGCAACCGCAATGTGCAGCCGGTGGATGACTTTCCGGACCAGGTGACCGAGCTGCTGGCGTTCCTGGGCAAGGACTTTCCGGCATCGCATCCGTTTTCCAGGATCAAGGTGGCTCCGGATGCTCCGGGCGGCCCGGATGTGTGGATGCTCGGGTCGAGCCAGTGGAGTTCGTCGGCGGCGGTGGAGTTCGGGCTGCCCTATGCCTTTGCGCACTTCTTTTCGGCGCAGGGGACGCGGGAGGCCATCTCGCGCTACCAGGCGGCGTTTCGGCCATCGAAGTTCCGGGAGAAGCCGGAGGCGACGGTGGCGGTGGGGGTGATCTGCGCCGGCACGCAGGAGGAGGCGGAGTATCTGGCGTCCTCGGTGCGTCTCTTGCAGGTGCGGATCCGGCAGGGCGACCGGTCGCCGGTGGCGGCTCCGGAGGATGCGCTCCGGGAGCTACGGGCCTGGGGTGGGCCTACGCCGGAGGAAGGGGAGTGGCCGCGCTACTTTGTGGGCACGCCGGAACGGGTGCGGGAAGGGCTGGAGGGAATGGCCCGGGAGCTGGAGATTGGGGAAGTCGTGGTGAATACGATCGTCTGGGACCATGCCAAGCGGTTGGAGAGCTACAAGCTGCTGTCCGATGTGTTCGCTTGA
- the hpt gene encoding hypoxanthine phosphoribosyltransferase: MATTTPSFPSPSVMEVLFSTEQIAARVKAIGDQITADYAGLTKNGQPIVLIGVLKGAAIFLADLARSIQVDNTFDFVAVSSYGRARVSSGAVKLIKDIDNPIEGKHVILVEDILDTGLTLSYLRGLMLQHKPASLKIATCLDKPERRLVPIEADYIGFQIPNQFVIGYGMDYAEVYRNVPDIRLYPEEAVGH; encoded by the coding sequence ATGGCAACGACGACCCCCTCCTTCCCGTCCCCCTCCGTCATGGAAGTCCTCTTCTCCACCGAGCAGATCGCCGCTCGCGTCAAGGCCATCGGCGACCAGATCACCGCGGACTACGCCGGCCTCACGAAGAACGGCCAACCCATCGTCCTTATCGGAGTGCTCAAGGGCGCGGCCATCTTCCTTGCCGACCTTGCCCGCTCCATCCAGGTCGACAACACCTTCGACTTCGTCGCCGTCTCCAGCTACGGCCGCGCCCGTGTCTCCTCCGGAGCCGTCAAGCTCATCAAGGACATCGACAACCCCATCGAGGGCAAGCACGTCATCCTGGTCGAAGACATCCTCGACACCGGCCTCACCCTCAGCTACCTCCGCGGCCTCATGCTCCAGCACAAGCCCGCCTCGCTGAAGATCGCCACCTGCCTCGACAAGCCCGAGCGCCGCCTCGTCCCCATCGAGGCCGACTACATCGGCTTCCAGATCCCCAACCAGTTCGTCATCGGCTACGGCATGGACTACGCCGAGGTCTACCGCAACGTCCCCGACATCCGCCTCTACCCCGAAGAAGCCGTAGGCCACTAA